Part of the candidate division KSB1 bacterium genome is shown below.
CTTGTGAGCATCATGCACGCCAATAACGAAGTGGGCACCATAGAGCCCATTGCGGCTCTCGCCGAGGTTGCCCATCGCCACGGCGTGCTAGTGCACACTGATTGCGCGCAGTCAGCGGGCAAGATTCCGGTAAAGGTGGACGAGTTGGGGGTTGACCTCCTTTCGATTGCCGGACACAAGCTGTATGCGCCCAAGGGGGTGGGTGCGCTGTACGTACGCACCGGGGTCAATCTGGCAAAGGTCATGCATGGGGCGGGGCAGGAACTGAACCGTCGGCCCGGCACGGAGAATGTCATCGAAATCGTCGGGCTGGGCGAGGCGTGCGCGCTGGTGGAGGAGAACCTTCCTGCGTACGCCGAGCAGATGCGCGCCACGCGCGACCGTTTGGAGACGGGACTCAAAGAGCGTCTCCCTGATCTGCGCGTGCACGGCCATCCAGAGCAGCGCTTGCCGAACACCTCAAGCCTCGGGTTCCCGGGGCTTGAGGCGGGTACCATCCTTGCGGAGCTGACCGGCGTGGCTGCCTCTGCTGGGGCTGCGTGCCACAGCGAAAGCGTGGAGATTTCCCATGTGCTCCGCGCCATGGGCGTGCCGTCCCACTATGCGGTGGGCACCATTCGCTTTTCCACCGGCCGGCATACGACCGCTTCCGAGATTGACCGCGCCATTGAGCACATCGTCTCGGTCGTGGAACGCCTGTCCGCACGAGCGCCCGCGGCGGTCACTTTGAGTGAAGGAATTCGTCTCACGCACTTCACCCACGGGCTCGGCTGCGCTTGCAAACTCCGGCCGCAGCTTCTCGAACAGGTTCTGCGGAGCATGCCTTTGCCCACTGACCCCAACGTCCTTGTTGGCCCGGAGACCTCCGACGACGCAGCGGTGTACAAAATCGACGACCGCACCGCCGTTGTGCAAACAGTGGACTTTTTCACGCCGGTGGTGGATGACCCATACCAGTTCGGCGCCATTGCCGCAGCCAATTCGCTGAGCGACATCTACGCCATGGGCGGCAGACCACTTTTTGCTCTCAATGTGGTTGGCTTTCCCAGCAATCGCCTACCCATAGAGGTCTTGCAAGAGATCTTGCGCGGCGCCACATGGGTTGCTGAGCAGGCGAGCATCGCTATCATCGGGGGACATACGGTGGACGACACCGAACCCAAGTTCGGCCTGGCAGTCACTGGCGTCATCGCCCCGGATGCCATCATTACCAACCGCGCAGCGCAACCCGGCGACGTGCTGATCCTGACCAAACCGATCGGTACCGGGATTCTTTCCACGGCCCTCAAGCAAGGATTGCTGTCGAAGGACCAGGAGCAGATGCTCTTCCGCACGATGGTCGAGCTCAATCGCGCAGCGGCGGAGGCCATGCGGGCGGTGGGCGTCCATGCCTGCACCGACATCACCGGTTTCGGGCTGCTGGGCCATCTTTTGGAGATGATGAATGGCTCGCACACCTCAGCGGAGCTCCATGCCGCCGAGGTGCCCATACTGCCGGGCGTGGTCGAGCTGGGAGTCGCGGGCGTGGTGCCTGGTGGAACCAAAGACAACGCCCGATTCACTGCGCCGCAAGTAAGGTATGCCGCGCACATCTCCGAGATTCAGCGCCTGGTGCTCAACGACGCCCAGACCTCGGGCGGGCTGCTCATTGCCGTCCCTGAGGCCCGTGCGGAGCGCCTTTTGGAGCAGTTAAAGAGCCGTGGCGTAACCAGTGCGACCACTGTGGGCCGCGTGTGTCACCGCGATGAAAAGGCAGTTATCACAGTGCGGTAAGATGGGCCTGAACAGGATGGCCTTTTCGACAAAGGCCCCCATTCCGGGCCAGACGTTGCAAAAGCACCCGCTGCTCTCGCCGGAGCAGGTCATCGACTTCCGCCGACTCATCTTGTCCTACTATGAGGCGCACGGCCGCGATCTGCCCTGGCGACGAACCGAGGACCCGTACTGCATCCTAGTCTCCGAGGTGATGCTGCAGCAGACTCAAGTGGAGCGGGTGCTGCGGGCGTACCCTGCATTCATTGCCAGATTCCCATCCCTGCATGCGCTCGCCAAGGCAACAGTGGCAGAGGTCCTGGCAGCCTGGCAGGGCCTGGGCTACAATCGCCGCGCCCTTGCCTTGCAACGTACCGCGCATCTGCTCGTGGAAAACCACGGTGCAACAGTCCCGCCAAACGAGTCCCTGCTAGCCTCTTTGCCAGGCATCGGGCGCGCCACCGCGGGCTCAATTTGTGCGTTTGCCTTCAACATGCCTACGGTCTTTGTGGAGACCAACATCCGGACGGTGTTCATCCACTTTTTCTTCCCTGGCCAAATGCCGGTGCGAGATGTGGAAATTCTGCCCCTGGTGGATGCGACCCTGGATCGCACCAATCCCCGGCGTT
Proteins encoded:
- the selD gene encoding selenide, water dikinase SelD, giving the protein MTIANMAKEQLPIYLDYNATTPIDPQVAQAMQPYINRHFGNPSSAHAFGVAAKKAVEHARTQVAAMLGCRLEEVVFTSGGTESNNMAIIGVAYAYRAKGNHIITSQIEHPAVLEVCRFLESQGWVVTYLPVDEYGLVDAATLEEAITPQTVLVSIMHANNEVGTIEPIAALAEVAHRHGVLVHTDCAQSAGKIPVKVDELGVDLLSIAGHKLYAPKGVGALYVRTGVNLAKVMHGAGQELNRRPGTENVIEIVGLGEACALVEENLPAYAEQMRATRDRLETGLKERLPDLRVHGHPEQRLPNTSSLGFPGLEAGTILAELTGVAASAGAACHSESVEISHVLRAMGVPSHYAVGTIRFSTGRHTTASEIDRAIEHIVSVVERLSARAPAAVTLSEGIRLTHFTHGLGCACKLRPQLLEQVLRSMPLPTDPNVLVGPETSDDAAVYKIDDRTAVVQTVDFFTPVVDDPYQFGAIAAANSLSDIYAMGGRPLFALNVVGFPSNRLPIEVLQEILRGATWVAEQASIAIIGGHTVDDTEPKFGLAVTGVIAPDAIITNRAAQPGDVLILTKPIGTGILSTALKQGLLSKDQEQMLFRTMVELNRAAAEAMRAVGVHACTDITGFGLLGHLLEMMNGSHTSAELHAAEVPILPGVVELGVAGVVPGGTKDNARFTAPQVRYAAHISEIQRLVLNDAQTSGGLLIAVPEARAERLLEQLKSRGVTSATTVGRVCHRDEKAVITVR
- a CDS encoding A/G-specific adenine glycosylase — translated: MGLNRMAFSTKAPIPGQTLQKHPLLSPEQVIDFRRLILSYYEAHGRDLPWRRTEDPYCILVSEVMLQQTQVERVLRAYPAFIARFPSLHALAKATVAEVLAAWQGLGYNRRALALQRTAHLLVENHGATVPPNESLLASLPGIGRATAGSICAFAFNMPTVFVETNIRTVFIHFFFPGQMPVRDVEILPLVDATLDRTNPRRWYSALMDYGVMLKKTHGNASRRSLSYRRQSAFEGSDRQVRGQILRLLVGSRKWTLRALAAELGQSEERVARIADALAREGFVTRQDGVIRLR